One window from the genome of Candidatus Rokuibacteriota bacterium encodes:
- a CDS encoding 2-oxoacid:acceptor oxidoreductase family protein: MRREVRLAGYGGQGIVLAGLLLGKAVALYDGKEAVFTQSYGPEARGGASSADVVIADGPVDYPLVTRPDCLVVMFQEAYERYRLDLVEGGLLVLDQDLVKPDTRERGFHAIPATRLAEELGKKIAANVVMLGFFAAVSGVVSRHAMETALRSTLAPRLLDLNLKAFSAGYEFSERAREAA; encoded by the coding sequence ATGCGGCGCGAGGTCAGGCTGGCGGGGTACGGGGGGCAGGGGATCGTCCTGGCGGGCCTGCTCCTCGGCAAGGCTGTGGCTCTCTACGACGGCAAGGAGGCCGTCTTCACCCAGTCTTACGGCCCGGAGGCGCGAGGGGGAGCCTCGAGCGCCGACGTGGTGATTGCCGACGGCCCGGTGGATTACCCTCTCGTAACTCGACCCGATTGTCTCGTGGTGATGTTCCAGGAGGCCTACGAGCGCTACCGCCTCGACCTCGTCGAGGGCGGCCTCCTCGTCCTCGACCAGGACCTCGTGAAGCCCGACACGCGAGAGAGAGGGTTTCACGCGATCCCCGCCACGCGGCTGGCCGAGGAGCTTGGCAAGAAGATCGCGGCCAACGTGGTGATGCTGGGCTTCTTCGCGGCGGTCAGCGGGGTGGTCAGCCGGCATGCGATGGAGACGGCGCTGCGGTCTACGCTCGCCCCTCGCCTCCTGGACCTGAACCTTAAGGCGTTTTCAGCAGGCTACGAGTTCTCGGAGCGGGCGCGGGAGGCCGCATGA
- a CDS encoding 2-oxoacid:ferredoxin oxidoreductase subunit beta — protein MATFIAERHPSDPVFRADRLPHIWCPGCGIGPAMHAYAQAMLESGIPLDRHICVSGIGCTGRVPGYLNMDSYHTTHGRAIPFATAIALVKPELEVTVFSGDGDLFAIGGNHFIHAARRNVDLNVICINNFNYGMTGGQVGPTTPMGARATTAPYGNYEQPFNLPYLAASTGAVFVARWTSLHLRQLKQAFLRAMAKRGFTFIEVLAPCPVGFGRPNDIGDAMEEMTLYRERCVVDHGAPLATLDIDLREKDRPIVLGNFVDIERPVFDPLAMLRPAPESANNTALARKEQEA, from the coding sequence ATGGCCACGTTCATCGCGGAGCGCCACCCGAGCGATCCCGTCTTCAGAGCGGATCGTCTCCCCCACATCTGGTGCCCGGGGTGCGGGATCGGGCCGGCCATGCACGCCTATGCCCAGGCCATGCTGGAGTCCGGGATCCCCCTCGACCGCCACATCTGTGTTTCGGGGATCGGCTGCACGGGGAGGGTGCCCGGCTACCTCAACATGGACTCGTACCACACGACCCACGGCCGGGCCATTCCCTTCGCCACCGCCATCGCCCTGGTCAAGCCCGAGCTGGAGGTCACGGTGTTCAGCGGGGACGGCGACCTCTTCGCCATCGGCGGGAACCACTTCATCCACGCGGCCCGGCGCAACGTGGATCTGAACGTGATCTGCATCAACAACTTCAACTACGGGATGACGGGAGGCCAGGTGGGCCCGACCACGCCCATGGGGGCCCGGGCCACCACCGCCCCCTACGGCAACTACGAGCAGCCCTTCAACCTGCCGTACCTGGCCGCCTCGACAGGGGCGGTGTTCGTGGCGCGGTGGACGTCGCTCCACCTGCGCCAGCTCAAGCAAGCGTTCCTCCGCGCCATGGCGAAGCGGGGTTTCACGTTCATAGAAGTCCTGGCTCCGTGCCCGGTGGGCTTCGGCCGCCCCAACGACATCGGCGACGCCATGGAGGAGATGACGCTCTACCGGGAGCGGTGCGTGGTGGACCACGGGGCGCCCTTGGCCACGCTGGACATCGACCTCAGGGAGAAGGACCGGCCGATCGTCCTCGGCAACTTCGTAGACATCGAGCGCCCGGTCTTCGACCCGCTGGCCATGCTCCGGCCAGCTCCGGAGAGCGCCAACAACACGGCGCTGGCCAGGAAAGAGCAGGAGGCATAG